A part of Desulfobacter sp. genomic DNA contains:
- a CDS encoding sigma-54-dependent Fis family transcriptional regulator: MGTILVADDDPGILGILKMRLELEDYKVIAVETATAALTAVETHTLELAIIDLQLGNENGIQLMKQVKKIRPDLPVIILTAHGTIKNAVEAIQKGAYTYLTKPFDDGELIHHVQLGCEKNRLTEEINALKQMLQSKFGFDNIIAKDEKMIAVLKSVIQASQIDSTILLQGESGTGKELMAKSIHVASARRDAPFIAVNCAAIPEALFESELFGVKKGAFTGADKDKIGFLEKAENGSFFFDEISEIPISTQAKLLRALQENEFYPLGGNEKIKLKARIIAATNTNLEEEVKKNRFRQDLYYRIRVIPITLPPLRERRACIPLLTHCFLAQFSREMNRNVTRFSEAAMTKLCQAPWPGNIRELKNVVEYCVAMSQTKTIPEELVLMGEEPPRTDLKPFKEAKRDFEKKYIIELLTLTSGNVSQAAKMAGKYRADFYEQMKKCDLNAEDFRG; the protein is encoded by the coding sequence ATGGGCACCATACTTGTCGCAGACGATGACCCGGGCATACTGGGCATACTGAAAATGAGGCTTGAACTGGAGGACTACAAGGTTATTGCAGTGGAAACCGCGACGGCCGCCCTCACTGCGGTGGAAACCCATACCCTGGAACTGGCCATCATTGATCTGCAACTGGGCAATGAAAACGGCATCCAACTCATGAAACAGGTAAAAAAAATCCGGCCCGACCTGCCCGTTATCATCCTCACCGCCCACGGCACCATTAAGAATGCGGTGGAGGCGATTCAAAAGGGGGCCTATACCTACCTGACAAAACCATTTGACGACGGAGAACTGATCCACCACGTCCAGCTGGGATGCGAAAAGAACAGGCTCACCGAAGAAATCAACGCGCTAAAGCAAATGCTCCAGAGCAAATTCGGCTTTGACAATATCATTGCAAAAGATGAAAAAATGATTGCCGTTCTCAAATCGGTGATCCAGGCCTCCCAGATCGACTCCACCATCCTCCTCCAGGGGGAAAGCGGCACGGGAAAAGAACTCATGGCCAAATCCATCCACGTGGCCAGCGCAAGGAGGGATGCGCCCTTCATTGCCGTAAACTGTGCCGCCATTCCCGAAGCCCTCTTTGAAAGCGAATTGTTCGGGGTGAAAAAAGGGGCATTCACCGGGGCGGATAAAGATAAAATTGGATTTCTTGAAAAGGCGGAAAACGGCAGTTTTTTTTTCGATGAGATTTCGGAAATCCCCATCTCCACCCAGGCCAAGCTGCTCAGGGCACTCCAGGAAAATGAATTCTATCCCCTGGGCGGCAATGAGAAAATCAAACTCAAGGCAAGGATCATCGCCGCAACCAACACCAACCTGGAAGAAGAGGTCAAAAAAAACCGGTTCCGACAGGATCTTTATTACCGGATCCGGGTGATCCCCATCACCCTGCCCCCGTTAAGGGAGCGACGCGCCTGTATTCCGCTGCTGACCCATTGTTTTCTGGCGCAGTTCAGCCGGGAAATGAACAGGAACGTTACCCGGTTTTCAGAAGCGGCCATGACAAAGCTGTGCCAGGCCCCGTGGCCGGGAAATATCCGGGAGCTTAAAAATGTGGTGGAGTATTGTGTGGCCATGTCCCAGACCAAAACCATTCCCGAGGAACTGGTACTCATGGGCGAAGAGCCTCCCCGGACCGATCTGAAGCCCTTTAAGGAGGCCAAGCGGGATTTTGAAAAAAAATACATCATCGAGCTGCTGACCCTGACCTCAGGCAATGTGAGCCAGGCCGCAAAAATGGCCGGCAAATACCGGGCGGATTTCTACGAGCAGATGAAAAAATGCGACCTCAATGCTGAAGACTTCAGGGGATGA
- the glpB gene encoding glycerol-3-phosphate dehydrogenase subunit GlpB produces the protein MMNKPVNCNVAVIGAGMAGMAAAIFAANRGLSVVCVGKASEISFSSGCLDLFSRIPGSDMPAFDNPFEGIAALTKLQPDHPYAKVGREDIVQGFEEFTGFMNTSGIQYHCTPETNQKIITPAGTLKSTWCVPSAMYAGTRALAEKKKILIVDIRGLKGFGARQMAQSLKKHHPCMGSVTVEFPGRETAGDLMCERLTWDLETPDILSRFIGVLRPHTAGYDTVGLPAILGIYRFEELKNKIEKALGKTVFEIPTLAPSVTGMRTKEAFLGQLPASKVRHYPVMVKDITHGEAGFSFEVSEGIAVREVRAENLILATGRFMGRGLGVNASGNIREMLFDLPVTQPRDRREWFRRDFFNPKGHGVNRSGLETDECFRPLGRGGKVFHPKLYAAGSILAHQDWKREKSGSGISIASAYRAVDHLA, from the coding sequence ATGATGAATAAGCCAGTTAATTGTAATGTCGCCGTCATCGGTGCCGGCATGGCCGGCATGGCCGCCGCCATTTTCGCCGCCAACCGGGGGCTTTCCGTGGTATGCGTGGGCAAGGCCTCTGAAATCTCTTTTTCCAGCGGCTGCCTGGATCTTTTTTCACGGATCCCCGGTTCGGATATGCCGGCCTTTGACAACCCTTTTGAGGGAATTGCGGCCCTGACGAAATTGCAGCCCGATCATCCCTATGCCAAAGTGGGCCGGGAGGATATTGTCCAGGGCTTTGAAGAGTTTACCGGATTCATGAATACGTCCGGCATCCAATACCATTGCACCCCTGAAACCAACCAGAAAATCATCACCCCGGCAGGCACCCTCAAGTCCACCTGGTGCGTCCCCTCAGCCATGTATGCCGGCACCCGGGCCCTGGCGGAAAAAAAGAAAATTCTCATTGTGGACATCCGGGGCCTCAAAGGGTTCGGCGCCAGGCAGATGGCCCAGAGTTTGAAAAAACACCACCCCTGCATGGGCAGTGTCACCGTGGAATTCCCGGGCCGGGAGACCGCAGGGGACCTCATGTGCGAGCGCCTGACCTGGGACCTTGAAACCCCGGATATCCTTTCCCGGTTTATCGGGGTGCTCCGGCCCCATACTGCCGGTTATGATACCGTGGGCCTGCCGGCCATTCTGGGCATTTACCGGTTTGAGGAACTGAAAAACAAGATCGAGAAGGCCCTGGGCAAAACCGTATTTGAAATCCCCACCCTGGCACCGTCCGTTACGGGCATGCGTACCAAAGAGGCTTTTCTCGGGCAGCTGCCGGCAAGTAAGGTCCGCCATTATCCGGTGATGGTAAAAGATATTACCCATGGGGAAGCAGGATTCAGTTTTGAGGTGAGCGAAGGGATTGCTGTCCGGGAGGTCCGGGCCGAAAACCTGATACTGGCCACAGGCCGGTTCATGGGCCGGGGGCTCGGGGTCAATGCGTCAGGAAATATCAGGGAAATGCTCTTTGATCTGCCTGTCACCCAGCCCAGGGACCGGAGAGAATGGTTCCGCCGTGATTTTTTCAATCCAAAGGGTCATGGGGTGAACCGGTCCGGCCTTGAAACCGATGAATGCTTCAGGCCCCTGGGCCGGGGCGGCAAGGTCTTCCATCCCAAACTCTATGCCGCCGGTTCCATCCTGGCCCACCAGGACTGGAAACGGGAAAAATCAGGATCAGGAATTTCCATCGCCTCGGCATACCGGGCGGTGGACCATCTGGCCTGA
- the glpA gene encoding anaerobic glycerol-3-phosphate dehydrogenase subunit A, with translation METEVLIIGGGTTGTGIARDLTLRGISCILIDQKDINAGASGANHGLLHSGARYIFKDGEAAVECHRENLLLKRLAPHCIEDTGGLFVAVDQDDDDYIAQFPKLCVKYGLPCKEISVDAARQKEPCLAENLKAAFEVADAVVDPFMLSLDNAAHAQSKGAAILRNMKLTGFEMRNGKIHTAQVENRRTGEKLTIKAQEFVNASGAWADNVAAMAGASIPMSYSKGSLLVTQSRINQAVINRLRPASDADILVPGGTVSIIGTTSVEIDSLDDIRPTVEEVDAIIKEGAQMVPKLATTRYIRAYAGVRPLVRTAGGDGRSISRNYTLKTHTEDGIDNLVTITGGKLTTFRLMAEKASDIVARRLKNTNPCLTETETLPPSTKGEWTEPGKSPRVWMANPERRDTLICECEMVSEYMVDEIVNDLKAEGTIPTLEEVGRRSRIGKGPCQGTFCSFRLAAYLYRKGELADSQGMGQVREFVNERWKGFMPLVRDKELMRVELQESFLCALFGMEEDDE, from the coding sequence TTGGAAACCGAGGTATTAATCATAGGGGGCGGCACCACGGGAACCGGCATTGCCAGGGACCTGACCCTAAGAGGGATTTCCTGCATCCTCATTGACCAGAAGGATATCAATGCCGGTGCATCCGGTGCCAACCACGGCCTGCTCCATTCAGGGGCCAGGTATATCTTCAAGGACGGCGAGGCGGCGGTGGAGTGCCACCGTGAAAACCTGCTGCTCAAGCGTCTGGCCCCCCACTGCATTGAAGATACAGGCGGGCTTTTTGTGGCGGTGGATCAGGACGATGACGATTATATTGCCCAATTCCCCAAACTCTGTGTCAAATACGGCCTGCCCTGCAAAGAAATATCTGTGGATGCGGCCAGGCAAAAGGAACCCTGTCTGGCTGAAAATCTCAAGGCCGCCTTTGAGGTGGCCGACGCGGTTGTGGACCCCTTTATGCTTTCCCTGGACAATGCGGCCCATGCCCAGTCAAAGGGGGCGGCCATTCTTCGGAATATGAAGCTGACCGGGTTTGAAATGCGCAATGGGAAAATCCATACAGCCCAAGTGGAAAACCGCCGGACCGGTGAAAAATTAACCATAAAGGCCCAGGAGTTTGTCAATGCCTCCGGCGCCTGGGCCGACAATGTGGCGGCCATGGCCGGTGCATCAATCCCCATGAGTTACTCAAAAGGGTCTCTTCTGGTCACCCAGAGCCGGATCAACCAGGCGGTAATCAACCGGCTGCGGCCGGCCTCGGATGCCGATATCCTGGTGCCCGGCGGCACCGTCTCCATCATCGGCACCACCTCCGTTGAAATCGACTCCCTGGATGACATCCGGCCCACGGTGGAAGAGGTGGATGCCATCATAAAGGAAGGGGCCCAGATGGTGCCCAAACTGGCCACCACCCGGTATATCCGCGCCTATGCCGGCGTCCGCCCCCTGGTCCGGACGGCGGGGGGGGACGGCCGGAGCATCAGCCGGAACTATACCCTGAAAACCCACACTGAAGACGGCATCGACAACCTGGTGACCATCACCGGGGGCAAGCTCACCACCTTCAGGCTCATGGCGGAAAAGGCCTCGGATATTGTGGCCCGGCGACTTAAAAACACCAATCCCTGCCTTACCGAAACGGAAACACTGCCCCCCAGCACCAAGGGGGAATGGACCGAACCGGGCAAATCCCCCCGGGTGTGGATGGCCAATCCGGAACGGCGGGACACCCTGATCTGCGAATGCGAGATGGTCTCCGAATACATGGTGGATGAAATCGTCAACGACCTCAAGGCCGAAGGAACCATCCCCACCCTGGAAGAGGTGGGGCGGAGAAGCCGTATCGGCAAAGGCCCCTGCCAGGGCACCTTTTGTTCTTTCCGCCTGGCCGCCTATCTCTACCGCAAGGGGGAACTGGCCGATTCCCAGGGCATGGGCCAGGTCCGTGAGTTTGTCAATGAACGGTGGAAGGGGTTTATGCCCCTGGTCCGGGACAAGGAGCTGATGCGGGTGGAACTCCAGGAATCTTTTTTATGCGCCCTGTTTGGAATGGAAGAGGATGATGAATAA
- a CDS encoding ABC transporter ATP-binding protein has product MGLTLEKINKVVEGETHLADINLDLQSGSRYVILGRTLAGKTSLLRIMAGLDRPTSGRILANGQDATGVSVRKRSVAMVYQQFINYPSFTVYNNIASPLKVAGVAADEIEARVRETAKLLHLEPMLDRLPSELSGGQQQRVAIARALMKDTDLLLLDEPLVNLDYKLREELLEELQAIFEKRESVVVYTTTEPSEALKLGGNIVVMDEGRVLQTGPTARVYRNPATTKTAELFSDPPINFFTGDIDTGNITIGRDLKIENRAPFNTLAPGKYKFGIRPNHLYLKPQAQDDITIDSRVEISEINGSETFIHFKFDDTRAVIHEVGIDSRKIGSEITAYVNPKKFFVYSEAGELLISPDGLPQGDSAQPAQ; this is encoded by the coding sequence ATGGGGCTTACCCTAGAAAAAATTAACAAAGTGGTGGAGGGCGAAACCCACCTTGCCGACATCAACCTTGATCTGCAGTCCGGATCCAGGTATGTCATTCTCGGCAGGACCCTGGCCGGCAAAACATCCCTTTTGCGAATCATGGCCGGGCTGGACCGCCCCACATCGGGAAGGATCCTGGCCAACGGCCAGGATGCAACAGGGGTATCGGTACGGAAGCGGTCCGTGGCCATGGTATACCAGCAGTTTATCAACTATCCCTCGTTTACCGTTTACAATAATATTGCATCCCCCCTCAAGGTGGCCGGGGTCGCCGCGGATGAAATCGAGGCCAGGGTCAGGGAAACGGCAAAGCTGCTCCACCTGGAGCCCATGCTGGACCGGCTGCCCTCGGAACTTTCCGGCGGACAGCAGCAGCGGGTGGCCATTGCCCGGGCCCTGATGAAGGATACAGACCTTCTCCTCCTTGACGAGCCCCTGGTCAACCTGGATTACAAGCTGAGGGAAGAGTTGCTGGAAGAACTCCAGGCCATATTCGAAAAGCGGGAATCCGTCGTGGTCTATACCACCACCGAGCCCTCCGAAGCCCTGAAGCTGGGAGGGAACATCGTGGTGATGGACGAAGGGCGGGTGCTCCAGACCGGCCCCACGGCCAGAGTTTACAGGAATCCTGCCACCACCAAGACCGCGGAGCTTTTTTCAGATCCGCCCATCAACTTCTTTACCGGCGACATCGATACCGGAAACATCACCATCGGACGGGATCTGAAAATTGAAAACCGGGCCCCCTTCAACACCCTTGCCCCGGGAAAATACAAATTCGGTATCCGGCCCAACCACCTCTATCTCAAACCCCAGGCCCAAGATGATATCACCATTGATTCCAGGGTTGAAATTTCCGAAATCAACGGCTCTGAAACCTTTATCCACTTCAAATTTGACGATACCCGGGCAGTGATCCATGAGGTGGGCATAGACAGCCGGAAAATCGGTTCAGAGATCACCGCCTATGTCAATCCGAAAAAATTCTTTGTCTATTCCGAGGCAGGTGAACTGCTGATATCACCGGACGGCCTGCCACAAGGCGATTCGGCCCAGCCGGCACAATAA
- a CDS encoding ABC transporter ATP-binding protein — protein sequence MAQINLDEIAHSYLPETQKEDEYALKRIHNIWDDGGAYALLGPSGCGKTTLLNIISGLLKPSRGRVKFGEIDVTDLPPEKRNIAQVFQFPVLYDTMTVFDNLAFPLRNRGFDAEYINRRVREVAEILDLEPFLKKRAEGLGADAKQKISLGRGLVREDVAAILFDEPLTVIDPQLKWELRCKLKEIHEKLKLTLIYVTHDQIEALTFADKIIVMYEGYIVQVGTPQELFEYPNHKFVGYFIGSPGMNFMPCTVEGNHIKVGEALIPADEKTVQLASAAKGSLEMGIRPLYLNISQTAQPDGFEVPVTRIEDQGSHRIISVDFQGNTLKARISENDPIPESTAWIRFPKEWIRVFADEHLLK from the coding sequence ATGGCGCAGATAAATTTAGATGAAATTGCCCACAGCTATCTCCCGGAGACCCAGAAGGAAGATGAGTATGCGCTCAAGCGTATCCACAACATCTGGGATGACGGGGGAGCCTACGCCCTGCTGGGGCCGTCGGGCTGCGGCAAAACCACATTGCTCAATATTATTTCAGGCCTGCTCAAACCCAGCCGGGGCCGGGTAAAATTCGGGGAGATTGATGTCACCGACCTTCCCCCGGAGAAACGAAACATCGCCCAGGTCTTCCAGTTCCCCGTGCTTTACGACACCATGACGGTTTTCGACAACCTGGCCTTTCCCCTGCGCAACCGGGGATTTGACGCCGAGTACATCAACCGCCGGGTGAGGGAAGTGGCCGAAATCCTGGACCTGGAGCCCTTTTTAAAAAAACGGGCCGAAGGCCTGGGTGCGGACGCCAAGCAGAAAATATCCCTGGGCCGGGGGCTGGTCCGAGAAGATGTGGCCGCCATCCTCTTTGACGAACCGCTTACGGTTATTGACCCCCAGCTCAAATGGGAACTGCGGTGCAAACTCAAGGAAATCCACGAAAAGCTCAAGCTGACCCTGATCTACGTCACCCACGACCAGATCGAAGCCCTGACCTTTGCCGATAAAATCATTGTCATGTACGAAGGGTATATCGTCCAGGTGGGCACCCCCCAGGAACTCTTTGAATACCCCAACCACAAGTTCGTCGGCTACTTCATCGGGAGCCCCGGCATGAACTTCATGCCCTGCACCGTGGAAGGGAATCATATCAAAGTGGGCGAGGCCCTGATACCGGCGGATGAAAAAACCGTCCAGCTGGCAAGCGCCGCCAAGGGCAGCCTGGAAATGGGCATCCGCCCCCTTTACCTCAACATTTCCCAGACGGCCCAGCCCGACGGATTTGAGGTGCCTGTCACCCGGATTGAGGATCAGGGCAGCCACAGGATTATTTCCGTTGATTTCCAGGGGAACACCCTCAAGGCAAGAATCTCTGAAAACGATCCCATTCCCGAATCAACGGCCTGGATCCGCTTTCCCAAAGAATGGATCCGCGTATTTGCGGATGAACATTTACTCAAGTAA
- a CDS encoding sugar ABC transporter permease, translating to MKKWQDNKGWLFILPVFLIVAFSAIVPLMTVVNYSIQDIFGPGQRVFVGTEWFKEVLTDQRLHEALWRQLLFSGLVLLIEMPLGIGIALLMPAKKGFAASVCLVTLALPLLIPWNVIGTIWIIFTRPDIGLMGATINALGLTFDHTASGLHAWITLMLMEVWHWTPLVALLAYAGLQSIPPAYYQAAKIDGASSWSIFRYIQLPKMRGVLTIALLLRFMDSFLIYAEPFVLTGGGPGNTTTFLSIYLVKIAVGQFDLGPAGAFSLIYFLIVLLFCYLFYQALLNVGGGEES from the coding sequence ATGAAAAAATGGCAAGATAATAAAGGATGGCTCTTCATCCTGCCGGTTTTTTTGATCGTTGCCTTCAGTGCCATCGTGCCCCTGATGACTGTGGTCAATTATTCCATCCAGGATATATTCGGACCCGGTCAGCGGGTGTTTGTCGGAACAGAATGGTTCAAGGAAGTACTAACGGATCAGCGTCTCCATGAAGCCTTGTGGCGGCAGCTGCTCTTCTCCGGCCTGGTGCTGCTCATTGAAATGCCCTTAGGCATCGGCATAGCCCTGCTCATGCCGGCCAAAAAAGGGTTTGCCGCCTCGGTATGCCTGGTCACCCTGGCCCTGCCCCTGCTCATCCCATGGAACGTCATCGGCACCATCTGGATCATCTTCACCCGTCCGGACATCGGGCTGATGGGGGCCACCATCAACGCCCTGGGACTGACCTTCGACCACACGGCCTCGGGGCTCCATGCCTGGATCACCCTCATGCTTATGGAAGTCTGGCATTGGACACCGCTGGTGGCCCTGCTGGCCTATGCCGGCCTGCAGTCCATCCCCCCGGCCTATTACCAGGCCGCCAAAATCGACGGGGCCTCCTCCTGGTCCATCTTCCGTTATATCCAGTTGCCCAAAATGAGGGGGGTGCTCACCATCGCCCTGCTGCTGCGGTTCATGGACTCCTTCCTCATTTACGCGGAACCCTTTGTCCTCACCGGCGGCGGCCCCGGGAACACCACCACCTTTTTGTCCATCTACCTGGTCAAGATTGCCGTCGGGCAGTTTGACCTGGGTCCTGCAGGGGCGTTCTCGCTTATTTATTTTCTCATCGTACTATTATTCTGCTACCTGTTCTACCAGGCCCTGCTCAATGTCGGAGGAGGAGAGGAATCATGA
- a CDS encoding carbohydrate ABC transporter permease, which yields MKKRYITLTIYLVVIMLPIYWMLNMSLRTNADIMARLVFFPTDITFSNYMKIFTDPSWYNGYINSIIYVVMNTVICLVTALPAAYAFSRYSFIGDKHVFFWLLTNRMSPAAVFLLPFFQLYSTFGLIDTHIAVAMAHCLFNIPLTVWILEGFISGVPIEIDEMAFIDGYKFPRFFFFVFVPLIRSGIGVAAFFCFMFSWVELLFARTLTTTAAKPIAATMTRTVSASGLDWGLLAAAGILTIVPGALVIYFVRNYLAKGFALGRV from the coding sequence ATGAAAAAAAGATATATCACCCTGACCATTTACCTTGTGGTCATCATGCTGCCCATTTACTGGATGCTGAACATGAGCCTTCGGACCAATGCCGACATCATGGCAAGGCTGGTCTTTTTTCCCACGGACATCACCTTCAGCAACTATATGAAAATATTCACCGACCCCTCCTGGTATAACGGTTACATTAACTCCATCATCTACGTGGTGATGAATACGGTGATCTGCCTGGTGACAGCCCTGCCCGCCGCCTATGCCTTTTCAAGGTATTCTTTTATCGGCGACAAGCATGTCTTTTTCTGGCTGCTGACCAACAGAATGTCCCCGGCCGCCGTATTCCTGCTGCCCTTTTTCCAGCTCTACTCCACCTTCGGCCTCATAGACACCCACATTGCCGTGGCCATGGCCCACTGCCTGTTCAATATTCCGCTGACGGTATGGATATTGGAAGGGTTTATTTCGGGGGTGCCCATTGAGATCGACGAGATGGCCTTCATCGACGGATACAAGTTCCCCAGGTTTTTCTTCTTTGTATTCGTTCCCCTGATCCGGTCGGGCATCGGTGTGGCCGCCTTCTTCTGCTTCATGTTCTCATGGGTGGAACTGCTCTTTGCCCGGACCCTGACCACCACGGCGGCCAAGCCCATTGCCGCCACCATGACCCGGACCGTGTCTGCCTCGGGCCTGGACTGGGGGCTGCTGGCCGCCGCCGGCATCCTGACCATCGTACCCGGTGCCCTGGTTATCTACTTTGTCAGAAACTATCTTGCCAAGGGCTTTGCCCTGGGCCGCGTATAA
- a CDS encoding DUF2160 domain-containing protein — protein sequence MKLDWMAWTIPTACFFSFIVLMLIGMTIWEIKSPTIKRKGFLPIATTRGDRLFVGLLVTAYIHLAWIGLTELTIWFALGISLVWMAVVMRWG from the coding sequence ATGAAACTTGACTGGATGGCATGGACCATACCTACGGCATGTTTTTTTTCATTCATCGTCCTGATGCTCATCGGAATGACCATCTGGGAAATCAAATCCCCGACGATTAAACGGAAAGGATTTCTCCCCATTGCCACAACACGGGGGGACAGGCTTTTCGTCGGTCTGCTGGTGACCGCCTATATCCATCTGGCATGGATCGGGCTCACCGAGCTGACCATATGGTTTGCCCTCGGCATCTCCCTTGTCTGGATGGCAGTGGTGATGCGCTGGGGTTAG